Proteins encoded within one genomic window of Eurosta solidaginis isolate ZX-2024a chromosome 1, ASM4086904v1, whole genome shotgun sequence:
- the LOC137243427 gene encoding neprilysin-1-like, which produces MKCAHNYVSVCVVFGILLVAHVAGAPATNMNAPQNIDVDTLYMQQLLGNLNTSVDPCEDFYTYACGNWAEHNDADAYVDVPGYMDHKVNEQLLEALLVEKAKNERASIAQQAWRYYESCINLKTPALNAFLRYVQKALHFEWPIFRAHWQQPWQNATQFDWLRIIGSLHSYALNGVFIMQHVNARLTNGTHYLLELHAQPPLTTITPALILRAKDVESIFMNFGLTEAEAHNISANVIALEETMNEAAMRAVTLHTANTLSLNMSVAAMNETRANLTSLEMNVGDLLELVPQIDWLKYFAHALGREVDLEEQLLQTYSYDLPYFRQLPTLLGAHSNETIAYYIMLKFMHQLSADLPTASPNADKSMHCVRLLRGYMPLAANFLYEEHYYKHRRAASDIALQSMYNKLRAHFKQLVAVNTLKLSATERAYILDELDGMQLRIGNVPHDAENLTRIVTAYYADVHMNASDFYSNHIQLIHSNMRRMQAKLLNMPRAPNATNQLIYEHDFETAISSSPVKIFDNVVLVPYGYLQLPLYDHRMDALLQYSLIGFILAHEIMHAYDLFHIIYDRHGKFNALGLDVAHHYWGFINCSKQTDLNDVLSENMADVAGLRLAFETYFSLIEAGDASIAEKFDIATPIDLAHNEIEPNIASFQYTEHSSALSSNLSNFTRPQLFFINSVQFLCANMQRIGTLDVQTLNLGHDMHDVRVRRNWANLEHFATAFQCARDTPMNPREQCRWW; this is translated from the coding sequence ATGAAGTGCGCGCATAATTACGTTTCAGTTTGTGTGGTTTTCGGAATTTTACTGGTTGCACATGTAGCCGGTGCGCCTGCTACAAATATGAACGCGCCACAAAACATTGACGTTGATACGCTTTATATGCAACAATTGTTGGGTAATTTGAATACAAGCGTTGATCCGTGCGAAGACTTTTATACATACGCATGTGGTAATTGGGCGGAACACAATGACGCCGACGCCTATGTTGATGTACCCGGTTATATGGATCATAAAGTGAATGAACAATTGTTGGAAGCTTTGCTGGTGGAGAAAGCTAAAAATGAAAGAGCTAGTATAGCGCAGCAAGCTTGGCGTTACTATGAATCGTGCATAAATCTGAAAACGCCTGCGCTCAATGCATTCTTGCGTTATGTACAAAAAGCATTGCATTTTGAATGGCCCATATTTCGTGCACACTGGCAACAACCATGGCAGAATGCTACACAATTTGATTGGTTGCGCATAATTGGTAGTTTGCACTCGTATGCGCTTAATGGTGTTTTTATAATGCAACATGTAAATGCGCGTCTCACAAATGGTACGCACTACTTGCTCGAATTGCATGCGCAACCACCGCTAACAACTATTACGCCAGCTCTTATACTACGCGCCAAAGATGTTGAGAGTATATTTATGAACTTTGGTTTGACAGAAGCGGAAGCGCATAACATCAGCGCTAATGTTATAGCGCTTGAGGAAACAATGAATGAAGCAGCCATGCGCGCTGTTACGCTacacactgctaatacgctaagTTTGAATATGAGTGTTGCTGCAATGAATGAAACGCGCGCCAATTTAACAAGTTTAGAAATGAATGTTGGTGATTTGTTAGAATTAGTGCCGCAAATTGATTGGCTTAAGTACTTTGCGCATGCGCTTGGGCGCGAGGTAGACTTAGAGGAGCAGCTGTTGCAAACTTACTCATATGATTTACCTTATTTTCGTCAATTACCCACGCTGCTTGGCGCGCACTCAAATGAAACGATAGCCTACTATATAATGTTGAAATTCATGCATCAGTTAAGCGCTGATTTGCCTACTGCCTCACCGAACGCGGATAAGTCGATGCATTGCGTGCGCTTGTTACGCGGTTATATGCCACTTGCGGCAAATTTCTTATACGAAGAACATTATTATAAACATCGACGCGCTGCAAGTGACATTGCATTACAAAGCATGTATAACAAATTGCGCGCGCATTTTAAGCAATTAGTTGCTGTAAATACGCTTAAATTGAGTGCAACAGAGCGCGCTTATATTTTAGATGAATTAGATGGCATGCAGTTGCGTATTGGCAATGTGCCACATGACGCTGAAAATTTGACGCGCATTGTTACCGCCTACTATGCGGATGTGCACATGAACGCTAGCGATTTCTATAGCAATCACATACAATTAATACATAGCAATATGCGTCGTATGCAAGCAAAGTTACTGAATATGCCGCGCGCACCGAATGCAACGAATCAGCTGATTTACGAGCATGATTTCGAAACTGCGATTTCTTCGTCACCAGTAAAAATATTCGATAATGTAGTGCTTGTGCCGTATGGTTACTTACAATTGCCACTGTATGATCACCGCATGGACGCTTTGTTGCAGTACTCGCTTATTGGCTTCATACTCGCTCATGAAATAATGCACGCTTATGATCTGTTTCACATTATTTACGATCGACATGGTAAGTTTAATGCGCTTGGTTTGGATGTGGCGCATCATTATTGGGGTTTCATAAATTGTTCAAAGCAAACAGATTTGAATGACGTACTCTCTGAGAATATGGCTGATGTTGCAGGATTGCGTTTGGCTTTTGAAACTTATTTTAGTTTAATTGAAGCAGGTGACGCATCGATAGCTGAAAAATTTGATATCGCTACGCCCATTGATCTCGCGCATAATGAAATCGAACCAAATATCGCATCCTTCCAATACACCGAGCACTCATCAGCACTTTCCTCAAATCTTAGCAACTTTACGCGTCCTCAGTTATTCTTTATTAATTCGGTGCAGTTTTTATGCGCCAATATGCAGCGCATTGGAACGCTCGATGTACAAACACTAAACCTTGGCCATGACATGCATGATGTACGTGTACGTCGTAATTGGGCAAATTTGGAACATTTCGCGACCGCATTTCAATGTGCACGAGATACGCCAATGAACCCACGCGAGCAATGTCGTTGGTGGTAA